A genomic segment from Cyprinus carpio isolate SPL01 chromosome A4, ASM1834038v1, whole genome shotgun sequence encodes:
- the LOC109076713 gene encoding ras association domain-containing protein 8-like, giving the protein MRGMELKVWVDGVQRIVCGVTEVTTCQEVVIALAQAIGRTGRYTLIEKWRETERHLAPHENPVVSLNKWGQYASDVQLVLQRTGPSLSERPTSDTSARAPERSLYRQSLPPMAKLRPTAHDRSLKRREPKRKSLTFTSGAKGLRDIFGKNREGETKQRTVNTIRSSTPAPTQELSCLVQLQKDKLRILEQKLQCCETELQQQLTDEEEEELIKLEQQVRRNEAEMKEHEFWENELKIEQDNERQLREQLQELRSRVQECEEQLGEYLARIQCMEAGLEAERLQQELMETRLADEMEVRSRLDKARAELDMQVQQAARLESSCRAVELSLGQSNIRLQEREQELEQLTKELRQVNLQQFIQQTGTKVTVLPADPGEEEANTESENQSGSLKRLGSARQLPADLRALQSPLNTTFNPEDSSTSSECF; this is encoded by the exons ATGAGAGGCATGGAGCTGAAGGTATGGGTGGATGGAGTGCAGCGCATCGTTTGCGGGGTCACAGAAGTCACTACATGTCAAGAGGTTGTCATCGCTTTGGCCCAAGCAATAG GGCGGACTGGTCGCTACACACTGATTGAAAAATGGCGCGAGACAGAGAGGCACCTGGCTCCCCATGAGAATCCTGTAGTTTCTCTGAATAAGTGGGGTCAGTACGCTAGTGATGTGCAGTTGGTGCTTCAACGTACTGGCCCATCTCTGAGTGAGCGCCCCACCTCAGACACCTCTGCAAGAGCCCCTGAGCGCAGCTTATATCGCCAAAGTCTCCCTCCCATGGCAAAGCTCCGGCCCACAGCCCACGACCGTTCTCTTAAACGTCGTGAACCAAAACGCAAGTCCCTCACTTTTACCAGTGGTGCCAAGGGGTTACGTGACATCTTCGGGAAGAATCGTGAGGGTGAGACCAAGCAGAGAACTGTAAACACAATCCGCAGCAGCACTCCGGCCCCTACACAGGAGCTGTCCTGCCTGGTGCAGTTGCAGAAGGACAAGTTGCGCATCCTAGAGCAGAAACTGCAATGCTGTGAAACTGAGTTGCAGCAGCAATTGAcggatgaagaagaagaagagctgaTCAAACTAGAGCAGCAGGTCCGTAGGAATGAGGCGGAGATGAAGGAGCATGAATTCTGGGAGAATGAGCTGAAGATTGAGCAGGACAATGAGAGGCAACTTCGTGAGCAACTGCAGGAACTGCGCAGCCGTGTACAGGAGTGCGAGGAACAACTGGGAGAGTACCTGGCACGTATTCAGTGCATGGAAGCAGGGCTGGAGGCAGAGCGCCTGCAGCAAGAGCTGATGGAGACACGGCTAGCGGATGAAATGGAGGTCCGGTCGCGACTGGATAAGGCTCGTGCCGAGCTGGACATGCAAGTTCAGCAGGCTGCAAGACTGGAGAGCAGCTGCAGAGCTGTGGAGCTCTCACTTGGCCAGTCAAACATTAGACTACAG GAGAGAGAGCAGGAACTGGAACAGTTAACTAAGGAGCTGAGGCAGGTGAACCTTCAACAGTTTATTCAACAGACTGGCACCAAAGTTACAGTTCTTCCAGCAGACCCTGGTGAGGAGGAAGCTAACACAG AGTCAGAAAATCAGTCTGGATCTCTGAAGCGGCTTGGATCAGCTCGACAACTTCCCGCTGACCTACGAGCTCTGCAGAGCCCGCTGAACACGACCTTTAACCCAGAAG ATTCATCAACAAGCAGCGAGTGCTTTTAA